A window from Bdellovibrionales bacterium encodes these proteins:
- a CDS encoding metal/formaldehyde-sensitive transcriptional repressor, whose translation MAHTLKDKDRLIGRVNRLQGQLKSVTNALENEDDCYKVMLTLASCRGALNGLMSDIMEEHIREHIGTAKNSKEAAQASEEAIEILRSFWK comes from the coding sequence ATGGCACACACTCTCAAAGACAAAGATCGCCTGATTGGACGGGTCAACCGCCTTCAGGGTCAACTAAAGTCCGTGACCAATGCCCTTGAGAATGAAGACGATTGCTATAAGGTCATGCTGACTCTGGCCTCCTGCCGTGGCGCTCTCAATGGATTGATGTCTGACATTATGGAAGAACATATCCGCGAACATATCGGCACTGCGAAGAACAGCAAAGAAGCAGCTCAGGCCAGCGAAGAGGCCATTGAAATTCTCAGAAGTTTTTGGAAATAG
- a CDS encoding cation transporter, which translates to MSGGHSHSHSHSHNHGHSHGHAHSHAAPKSFDRAFAIGIGLNLLFVVVEATYGFIADSLALVADAGHNLSDVIGLVLAWGAVWLSRKKPNNRYTYGLRRSSILSALLNAVLLLVAVGGITWEGIRRFWHPTEIQTGMVMAVAAVGILINGFTALLFMSGRKEDINIRGAYLHMAADALVSVGVVIAGFIIQKTDLVWIDPAISIAIAVIITWGTWGLLKESVNMAMDAVPNGIHLPDVRQYFTQLTGVIEVHDLHVWSMSTTESALTVHLVMDKEHHNDAFLAKITRELKENFKIDHPTIQVESGDLENFNCALKPDEVV; encoded by the coding sequence ATGTCAGGTGGTCATTCTCACTCTCACAGTCATTCACATAATCACGGTCATTCCCATGGACATGCCCACAGTCATGCAGCTCCGAAGAGTTTCGATCGCGCTTTCGCCATCGGCATTGGGCTCAATTTACTTTTTGTCGTCGTGGAAGCCACTTACGGTTTTATCGCCGACTCCCTCGCACTTGTTGCCGACGCCGGCCATAACCTGAGCGATGTGATTGGACTGGTACTCGCATGGGGCGCCGTCTGGCTTTCGCGCAAGAAGCCAAACAATCGTTACACCTACGGCCTTCGCCGCTCGTCGATTTTGTCAGCCCTGCTCAATGCGGTTCTTCTCTTAGTCGCAGTCGGCGGCATCACCTGGGAAGGCATTCGTCGCTTCTGGCATCCCACTGAAATTCAAACCGGCATGGTGATGGCCGTTGCCGCCGTCGGCATTCTGATCAACGGCTTTACGGCGCTGCTGTTCATGTCGGGCCGTAAAGAAGATATCAACATCCGCGGCGCTTACTTGCACATGGCTGCCGATGCACTTGTTTCTGTCGGCGTTGTGATTGCAGGATTCATTATTCAAAAAACCGATCTCGTGTGGATTGATCCTGCAATCAGTATCGCCATTGCCGTCATCATTACTTGGGGCACCTGGGGCCTGCTTAAAGAGTCCGTGAACATGGCGATGGACGCGGTTCCTAACGGCATTCATCTTCCGGATGTGCGTCAGTACTTTACCCAACTCACAGGCGTGATTGAAGTGCATGACCTTCACGTTTGGTCGATGAGCACTACAGAAAGCGCCCTCACCGTTCACCTGGTGATGGATAAAGAACATCATAACGATGCCTTCCTTGCGAAGATCACTAGAGAGCTGAAAGAGAACTTCAAGATCGATCACCCGACAATCCAAGTAGAGTCCGGCGATCTGGAAAACTTCAACTGCGCTCTGAAGCCGGATGAAGTTGTCTAG
- a CDS encoding lytic transglycosylase domain-containing protein yields the protein MDLLGRRLKYFYFGTGWLALVLLFQNMTHVDYSQRELPKINEQTRISQAQELLGQKYKTSPVQRIEGKYNLQYHIYSKVHSSLPQKYKAKADEITAAIIEESEKQGLDPVFTLAVIQTESAFNPNAKGKLGDSGLMQILPETAKWIAETYDIPWEGKKALFDPVYNIKIGTTYFAHLRSEFDSVPRDYVRAYNSGPTAIRKEQARKTAALKKNQSKQMNAHILNKIYARKVMKNYALLYKSFGKTMDPKTKRVAVSNN from the coding sequence ATGGACTTACTTGGACGTAGACTTAAATACTTTTATTTCGGCACTGGGTGGCTCGCCCTCGTGCTCCTCTTTCAAAACATGACTCACGTGGATTACAGCCAACGGGAGCTGCCTAAAATCAACGAGCAAACGCGGATCAGCCAAGCTCAAGAGCTTTTAGGGCAGAAATACAAAACCAGCCCCGTTCAACGCATCGAGGGCAAATACAATCTGCAGTATCATATCTATAGCAAGGTCCACAGTTCCCTGCCGCAAAAATACAAAGCCAAAGCTGACGAAATCACCGCCGCCATTATTGAAGAAAGCGAAAAACAAGGACTCGATCCTGTGTTTACGCTGGCCGTGATTCAAACCGAAAGCGCCTTTAATCCGAATGCCAAAGGCAAACTCGGCGACTCCGGCCTGATGCAAATCCTGCCTGAAACTGCGAAGTGGATTGCCGAAACCTACGACATTCCATGGGAGGGAAAGAAAGCCCTCTTCGATCCGGTTTACAATATTAAAATCGGCACCACTTACTTTGCTCACTTACGTTCAGAGTTTGACAGCGTCCCAAGAGACTACGTGCGCGCGTACAACTCGGGGCCGACAGCAATCCGCAAAGAACAGGCTCGCAAGACCGCGGCACTCAAGAAAAATCAGAGCAAACAAATGAACGCGCATATCTTAAATAAGATCTACGCCCGCAAGGTGATGAAGAACTATGCTTTGCTTTATAAGTCCTTCGGTAAAACCATGGACCCAAAAACGAAGCGCGTGGCAGTGTCAAATAATTGA
- a CDS encoding TetR family transcriptional regulator, with protein sequence MTTAVVDNNRKKLLRAAAELFAEKGFDAVSTRDLCNKAEVNVAAISYYFGGKEGLYLEVFQSYAERISERIKGVLVTHEGKISTPEQMENALRDLIGSIVDMRAEEPEVAIVLQKQSIGNIPGVQEAFVTITEPVGDALTAFFQEIQDKKLIRADLNIRSFLTILIESIWGYFSLQERGMSILKDAYRLPEQRGQFVNFLAEVYTRGIVA encoded by the coding sequence ATGACAACTGCGGTCGTAGACAACAATAGAAAAAAGCTTTTACGGGCAGCCGCGGAACTGTTTGCTGAAAAAGGATTTGATGCGGTCAGTACCCGAGACCTCTGCAACAAAGCGGAGGTCAATGTCGCTGCCATCAGTTATTACTTTGGCGGCAAAGAGGGCCTCTATCTAGAGGTTTTCCAAAGCTACGCGGAAAGAATCAGTGAAAGAATCAAAGGTGTATTGGTTACTCACGAAGGCAAGATCAGCACTCCTGAGCAAATGGAGAATGCGCTTCGCGATTTGATCGGCAGCATCGTTGACATGCGGGCTGAAGAGCCAGAAGTTGCGATTGTTTTGCAGAAGCAAAGCATCGGCAATATTCCCGGCGTTCAAGAAGCGTTTGTGACGATTACTGAGCCAGTCGGTGATGCGCTGACGGCGTTCTTTCAAGAGATTCAAGATAAGAAGCTCATCCGCGCGGATTTGAACATCCGTTCGTTCTTGACCATTCTGATTGAGTCGATTTGGGGATACTTCTCGTTGCAAGAACGTGGCATGAGTATTTTGAAAGACGCTTATCGTTTGCCGGAGCAGCGCGGGCAGTTTGTGAACTTTCTGGCAGAGGTCTATACCCGCGGGATCGTCGCTTAG
- a CDS encoding efflux RND transporter permease subunit: MSLASTSIKRPIFIACVTIAMVVVGWASFKSMSVDLFPDVSVPVVTVQTVYAGAGPSEVETLISRPIEEEVSTISGIKRLTSKSLEGVSQVIVEFRSDIDSKYAEQQVRDKVNIAKAKLPTEAEDSVIKKFDPSDTPILMLSLAGPGMNDAELFDIADQFVKPRLEQVNNVGAIDILGGRKREIHVLLDRNKLRNREISVSQVAGQIGASGENVPSGKVTQGEKELVFRGLGEFQSVPEISDTLVNLYGNEVSTRVADLGIVKDTLEDEKSRAFVNGDKALFLQVYRQSGSNTVKVAQDVLKQMERMAPELKKMNPKLDLKTVTNASVKIQDNVSEVYETIIIGIILTVITVFFFLGSPRTTLITALSLPISLISAFMVMKLAGFSINIITLLALTLAVGLLIDDAIVVIENIYRRMEKGEDAFTASEKGTEEIQMAVFAITLVVVSVFVPVGMMSGTIGQFLKSFGLSVAFAMAVSLFVALTIIPMMAAYFGGEGHGGHHGEKIKESIYDKTIGRVMKGFDRFQTWLEKMYEKLLRVTLRHPILTILATLVVFFASIYSVTKVPASFVPDDDSGEISITLEMEPGTSLDGMNKVGTQIDKIIHSNPQVDYTTMTIGSVFGEANKASYYVRLKKGKERGMTTEVFRDKLRDELKDFKFANPVIKKYDATGGMAGQPIMLNIISADPQDLEKYGLQIFEKLKKDPRLKDVDSNYRPGKPELQVHLKPGAGKRYGINTKTMGSELRAQVEGFTPAKFREKGREYDVRVRLQEDQRDLKATFAQVYIPNINRKLVRLQDVANGDLKSGPASIERQDRGRYIQITAGLAPGVGLSTVVNDINKMLGPGGEVQLPSSIRYSFAGEAENMQDLVTSTVLALGFAVLFIYLILASLYESFITPITIMIALPLALSGAFLGLFIMKETISIFAILGLFMLIGVAGKNGILLVDYALQMINEKGMSRNEALIEAGKTRLRPILMTSFALIAGTLPIAIGLSEASKARTGMGVAIIGGMISSTLLTLIVLPSVFIYIDRLKHWIRKIGSRFISKRKVDEQILAK; encoded by the coding sequence ATGAGCTTAGCTAGTACATCCATTAAAAGACCTATCTTCATTGCCTGTGTCACTATCGCGATGGTCGTTGTCGGCTGGGCAAGCTTTAAATCAATGAGCGTCGACCTCTTTCCGGATGTCAGCGTACCGGTTGTCACCGTTCAAACGGTTTACGCCGGAGCCGGCCCTTCCGAGGTTGAGACACTGATTAGCCGTCCGATTGAAGAAGAAGTGAGTACTATTTCCGGTATTAAACGTCTGACTTCAAAAAGTCTCGAGGGCGTCAGCCAAGTCATCGTTGAGTTCCGCAGTGATATCGATTCAAAGTACGCGGAACAACAAGTGCGCGATAAAGTAAATATCGCTAAAGCGAAGCTGCCGACCGAAGCCGAAGATTCTGTGATTAAGAAGTTCGACCCGTCGGATACGCCGATTTTGATGTTGTCGCTCGCGGGACCGGGTATGAACGATGCCGAGCTCTTCGATATCGCCGATCAATTCGTGAAGCCACGTCTTGAGCAGGTGAATAACGTGGGCGCGATCGATATTCTCGGTGGTCGTAAAAGAGAGATTCACGTACTGTTAGATCGCAATAAACTCCGTAACCGTGAAATCTCGGTTTCTCAAGTGGCGGGCCAAATCGGAGCCTCTGGTGAAAACGTTCCAAGCGGTAAAGTGACTCAAGGTGAAAAGGAACTCGTGTTCCGTGGTTTGGGCGAGTTCCAGTCCGTGCCTGAGATCTCTGATACGCTCGTCAATTTGTACGGTAACGAAGTTTCGACTCGCGTGGCGGATTTAGGGATCGTGAAAGATACGCTTGAAGACGAAAAATCCCGTGCCTTTGTGAACGGGGATAAAGCGCTCTTTTTGCAAGTCTATCGTCAATCCGGCTCTAACACCGTGAAAGTAGCCCAAGACGTTCTGAAACAAATGGAACGCATGGCGCCTGAGCTTAAGAAAATGAATCCGAAACTGGATTTGAAAACGGTGACGAATGCTTCCGTCAAAATTCAAGACAACGTGTCTGAGGTTTATGAAACGATCATCATCGGTATTATTCTAACGGTGATCACGGTCTTCTTCTTCCTCGGTTCGCCGCGCACGACTTTGATTACAGCGCTCTCGTTGCCGATCTCATTGATCAGTGCATTTATGGTTATGAAACTTGCGGGTTTCTCGATCAACATCATTACATTGCTCGCTCTGACTTTGGCGGTCGGTCTTTTGATCGATGACGCGATCGTGGTTATTGAAAACATCTATCGCCGTATGGAAAAAGGTGAAGATGCATTCACGGCCTCTGAAAAAGGCACTGAAGAGATTCAGATGGCGGTGTTTGCAATCACTCTCGTGGTGGTGTCCGTATTCGTACCGGTGGGTATGATGTCAGGGACGATCGGTCAGTTCTTGAAATCTTTCGGTTTGTCCGTGGCCTTTGCGATGGCGGTCAGCCTCTTCGTGGCGCTGACGATCATTCCGATGATGGCAGCTTACTTTGGTGGCGAAGGCCACGGCGGTCACCATGGCGAGAAAATCAAAGAATCGATCTATGATAAAACCATTGGCCGTGTGATGAAGGGCTTTGATCGTTTCCAAACATGGCTTGAGAAAATGTACGAAAAGCTTCTGCGTGTGACTTTGCGCCATCCGATCTTGACGATCTTGGCAACACTCGTGGTGTTCTTCGCCAGTATTTATTCGGTGACGAAAGTTCCAGCGAGCTTCGTGCCAGATGACGATAGCGGTGAGATCAGTATCACCCTCGAGATGGAGCCCGGCACGAGCTTGGATGGGATGAATAAAGTCGGTACGCAAATCGATAAGATCATCCATAGCAATCCACAAGTAGATTATACGACGATGACGATCGGTTCCGTCTTCGGTGAGGCCAATAAAGCCAGCTACTACGTTCGCCTCAAAAAAGGTAAAGAGCGTGGCATGACGACGGAAGTCTTCCGTGACAAGCTTCGTGATGAATTGAAAGACTTCAAATTTGCAAATCCGGTCATTAAGAAATACGATGCGACAGGTGGTATGGCCGGTCAGCCCATCATGCTGAATATTATCTCTGCCGATCCTCAGGATCTCGAGAAATACGGTTTACAAATTTTCGAAAAATTGAAAAAAGATCCTCGTTTGAAAGACGTGGACTCGAACTACCGTCCTGGTAAACCTGAGTTGCAAGTTCACTTGAAACCAGGCGCCGGCAAACGTTATGGTATCAATACCAAAACGATGGGTTCTGAGCTCCGTGCGCAGGTTGAGGGCTTCACTCCGGCGAAGTTCCGTGAAAAAGGCCGTGAGTACGATGTGCGTGTTCGCTTGCAAGAAGACCAACGCGATTTGAAAGCGACCTTCGCGCAAGTTTACATTCCAAACATCAATCGTAAGCTCGTGCGTCTGCAAGACGTGGCGAACGGCGATTTGAAATCAGGCCCGGCTTCGATTGAGCGTCAAGACCGTGGTCGTTACATTCAAATCACCGCAGGTCTTGCACCAGGTGTGGGATTGAGCACGGTTGTAAATGATATTAATAAAATGCTCGGCCCGGGCGGTGAAGTGCAATTGCCTTCAAGCATTCGCTACAGCTTTGCCGGTGAAGCCGAGAACATGCAAGACCTTGTGACTTCAACGGTTCTGGCGTTGGGCTTTGCGGTCTTGTTCATTTACTTGATCTTAGCAAGCTTGTACGAGTCCTTCATTACGCCAATCACGATTATGATCGCGTTGCCTCTGGCATTGAGCGGTGCGTTCTTGGGATTGTTCATAATGAAAGAGACTATCAGTATCTTTGCGATCCTGGGTCTTTTCATGCTTATCGGGGTTGCCGGTAAGAATGGTATCTTGCTGGTGGACTATGCCTTGCAGATGATTAATGAAAAGGGTATGAGTCGCAATGAAGCTCTGATTGAAGCCGGTAAGACACGTCTTCGCCCGATCTTGATGACGTCCTTCGCGTTGATCGCAGGTACGTTGCCAATCGCGATCGGTTTGAGCGAGGCTTCGAAAGCGCGTACCGGTATGGGTGTTGCGATCATCGGCGGTATGATTTCATCGACGTTGCTGACGCTCATCGTACTTCCTTCGGTATTTATTTATATTGATCGTTTGAAACATTGGATTCGTAAAATCGGCAGCCGCTTTATTTCAAAACGTAAAGTGGATGAGCAGATACTTGCGAAATAG
- a CDS encoding TolC family protein translates to MTTKQTTTKILALVLSVGLGSGAQALTLNEYLDQVKGQSNAYKGSSIQSEASYLKSREADLIFTPQLFAEGRIGHDGKPSSPPVMVYDRFESQLYRLGVSQQFSFGLQGRVYYEANKSDFVGANFGQGVMTEYWDASPKLELTMPVWGGGFGRTSQANEEILRQQNYADAFNNGSQASTIAVNAEAAYWRLSAWQDVVKIQEQALKAAQNIYDYVSRKQRMNLGEKADVIQAQALLESRTLELQVAKNEAQDALRTFNRLRNADTYAPATNLTPVDYKALENIVVPAQRPGDRLDVKATEAQLNAARASSTLVRERNRPTLDLSGSYSLNGRDPALNEALKNAGQSQRDTAFVGFNFKMPLNVGATSDAKSGALKAEKAAELSYQYASYAQEQDWASLTRNLNDARDNLRLIGRIEEVQKSKLENERTRLRQGRTTTYQVLLFEQDYTSASLTRVKSAANILGLQAQVKLYQAPVSSEGGK, encoded by the coding sequence ATGACCACCAAACAAACCACCACCAAAATATTAGCTCTCGTGCTCAGTGTGGGGTTGGGTAGCGGCGCCCAGGCGCTGACCCTCAATGAGTACCTCGATCAGGTAAAAGGCCAATCCAATGCCTATAAAGGATCGAGCATTCAGTCGGAAGCCTCTTATTTGAAATCCCGTGAAGCGGATCTGATCTTTACGCCGCAGCTTTTTGCTGAAGGTCGTATAGGTCACGATGGTAAGCCTTCGAGCCCGCCGGTGATGGTCTATGACAGATTCGAAAGCCAGCTGTATCGCTTGGGCGTCAGTCAGCAGTTTAGCTTCGGTTTGCAAGGTCGTGTTTATTATGAAGCCAACAAATCAGACTTCGTCGGCGCCAACTTCGGTCAGGGCGTTATGACAGAGTATTGGGACGCGAGTCCTAAGCTGGAGTTGACGATGCCGGTCTGGGGCGGCGGTTTCGGACGAACCTCTCAGGCAAACGAAGAGATTCTTCGCCAACAAAACTACGCCGATGCCTTCAATAACGGTTCTCAAGCAAGCACGATCGCAGTGAATGCGGAGGCGGCTTACTGGAGACTCTCAGCATGGCAAGACGTCGTGAAGATTCAAGAGCAAGCCTTGAAAGCGGCTCAGAATATCTATGACTATGTTTCACGGAAGCAAAGAATGAACCTCGGTGAAAAAGCCGACGTGATTCAGGCACAAGCTCTGTTAGAGAGTCGTACCCTGGAGTTGCAAGTTGCCAAGAACGAAGCTCAAGATGCTCTTCGCACTTTCAATAGACTGCGTAATGCCGATACTTATGCACCAGCAACAAACTTAACTCCGGTAGATTACAAGGCGCTTGAAAACATCGTGGTACCGGCTCAGCGCCCGGGTGACCGTTTGGATGTGAAAGCGACGGAGGCTCAGTTGAATGCCGCCCGTGCTTCTTCCACTTTGGTGCGAGAGCGAAACCGTCCGACCTTAGATCTCTCTGGAAGTTATTCTCTGAATGGCCGTGATCCGGCGCTAAATGAAGCTTTGAAAAACGCCGGACAATCCCAGCGAGATACGGCATTTGTCGGATTCAATTTTAAAATGCCTTTGAATGTCGGTGCGACTTCGGATGCGAAATCCGGAGCTTTGAAAGCCGAGAAAGCGGCTGAGCTCAGCTACCAGTACGCCAGCTATGCTCAAGAGCAAGACTGGGCGAGCCTGACTCGCAACTTGAACGATGCCCGCGATAATTTGCGCCTCATCGGCCGTATTGAGGAAGTGCAGAAATCAAAACTCGAAAACGAACGCACTCGCTTGCGTCAGGGCAGAACAACGACTTACCAAGTTCTGCTCTTTGAACAGGATTATACTTCAGCGTCTCTGACCCGTGTGAAATCCGCAGCAAACATTCTTGGCCTGCAGGCCCAAGTGAAACTTTACCAAGCGCCCGTATCCTCTGAAGGAGGAAAATAG
- a CDS encoding TetR/AcrR family transcriptional regulator — protein MNETSQIKTDKSASKDPAKGKKRDRSASERSLLKAAEEVFSKHGFKGATTRMIAKKAGVNESLIGRYFEGKMGLLVAIIERYVLEEDVHTKLTYPPQETLEAELLGFAKFKYELDCKKNFDFFKIVLSQAIVDAKFAKRIRETIPMFFQPQLEERLTNLQKNGKIHKEVDVKNLIKGLDIFMFGNIISQRLLAGVSDLETYKTLEEFIKRYCRTCDRA, from the coding sequence ATGAATGAAACATCTCAAATTAAAACAGACAAAAGTGCCTCAAAGGACCCGGCCAAAGGCAAGAAGAGGGACAGGTCTGCCTCAGAACGGTCCCTTTTGAAGGCCGCCGAAGAGGTCTTTTCAAAGCACGGCTTTAAGGGTGCAACGACCCGTATGATTGCAAAGAAGGCCGGCGTGAATGAATCCCTGATTGGTCGGTACTTTGAAGGTAAAATGGGCCTCCTCGTGGCTATTATAGAGCGCTATGTCCTGGAAGAAGACGTTCATACAAAACTCACCTACCCTCCTCAGGAAACTTTGGAGGCGGAGCTTTTGGGCTTTGCCAAATTTAAATACGAACTTGATTGTAAAAAGAATTTCGACTTTTTTAAAATTGTACTTTCGCAAGCGATCGTTGATGCGAAGTTTGCCAAACGTATCCGCGAGACTATTCCGATGTTCTTTCAGCCACAACTTGAAGAACGCCTCACGAACTTACAAAAAAACGGCAAGATACATAAAGAAGTCGACGTGAAAAACCTGATCAAGGGCCTTGATATCTTTATGTTCGGAAATATTATCTCCCAGCGACTACTCGCCGGAGTTTCAGATCTCGAGACTTATAAAACCCTCGAGGAATTCATCAAACGATACTGTCGCACCTGCGACAGAGCTTAA
- a CDS encoding cation:proton antiporter — protein sequence MTLHTPLQEALVFLGATVILVPLFLRLGLGTVLGYLTAGSLIGPQILGWVANSENVRHYSEFGVVFLLFMIGLELQPKRLWSLRKTLLGFGGLQIVICTVAFFLLGKLWDLTNSASFVIGFSLALSSTAFALQTLTERKVLNTQYGRSAFAVLLMQDVAAIPALAIIPTLGVMTDSVPKANWLEAGLVVVGLVLVSRFVMTPFLRLVANAKSRELFTGVTLLIVMGVAFLMLEVGLSMALGAFIAGVLLSESEFRHELEADLEPFKGLLMGLFFISVGMAVNWKLFIDDPAKIAGLVLLYMVVKGILVYGVGRLMRLNADGSRNLAVYLVQGGEFAFVIFGVGEGSRVLSHEASDYLTLIVTLSMILSPFVILVHDKLDEWRALKAPMPKYDDIEDNNSQVIIAGFGRFGQIFGRILRTQEIPFTAIDHDSTQIELLRRFSQKVYFGDASRAELLESAGAKKAKFLVIAVDDTETALNIARVARDEFPNLKIFARARNRQHVFDLKDLGVHFIQRETFESSLALTKALLLELGFPRERSNALVDRFRTHDLLMVEEQYKVRHDEKVFIDISRQGAEQLARVLREDIEKTYIETPSTLGKAEAIPETSNPS from the coding sequence ATGACACTGCATACACCTCTGCAAGAAGCCTTGGTTTTCCTGGGTGCCACTGTGATTCTCGTGCCTCTCTTTCTTCGTTTGGGACTGGGAACCGTTCTTGGTTACCTGACAGCAGGAAGCCTGATCGGCCCGCAAATCCTGGGATGGGTCGCAAACTCCGAGAATGTTCGCCATTACTCTGAATTCGGAGTGGTGTTCCTGCTTTTTATGATTGGTCTTGAGCTTCAGCCAAAACGTCTTTGGAGTTTGCGTAAGACTTTGCTGGGATTTGGTGGATTGCAGATCGTCATTTGCACGGTGGCATTTTTTCTTCTCGGTAAACTATGGGATCTCACAAATTCAGCAAGTTTCGTGATTGGTTTTTCATTGGCACTCTCTTCGACAGCTTTTGCTCTGCAAACATTGACGGAGCGAAAAGTTTTGAACACGCAATACGGCCGTTCAGCATTTGCGGTTCTTCTGATGCAAGACGTGGCGGCGATCCCGGCGTTAGCGATTATTCCTACACTGGGTGTGATGACGGACTCTGTTCCGAAGGCCAACTGGCTTGAAGCGGGGCTTGTGGTTGTCGGGCTCGTGTTGGTCAGCCGGTTTGTCATGACGCCTTTCTTACGACTTGTAGCCAATGCCAAAAGCCGCGAGCTTTTCACAGGTGTCACGTTGCTCATTGTGATGGGAGTTGCCTTCCTCATGCTTGAAGTGGGCCTCTCGATGGCTCTCGGTGCGTTTATCGCAGGTGTGCTTCTTTCTGAATCAGAGTTTCGTCACGAGCTGGAAGCGGACTTAGAGCCTTTCAAGGGTCTTCTGATGGGTCTGTTTTTCATTTCAGTAGGCATGGCCGTGAACTGGAAGCTCTTCATTGATGATCCGGCAAAGATCGCAGGCCTTGTGCTGCTCTATATGGTGGTGAAAGGTATTCTGGTCTACGGTGTGGGTCGTCTGATGCGGCTTAATGCCGATGGCTCTCGCAATTTGGCGGTGTATCTGGTGCAAGGCGGGGAGTTCGCCTTCGTTATCTTTGGTGTCGGTGAGGGTTCGCGTGTTTTATCGCACGAAGCTTCCGATTATCTGACTTTGATTGTGACATTGTCGATGATCTTAAGCCCGTTCGTTATTCTGGTGCACGATAAATTAGATGAATGGCGTGCTCTGAAAGCGCCAATGCCGAAGTATGATGACATCGAAGATAACAATAGCCAAGTGATCATCGCAGGCTTTGGCCGCTTCGGTCAGATCTTCGGCCGTATTTTACGTACACAAGAAATTCCCTTCACGGCGATTGATCACGATTCGACACAGATTGAGTTGCTCCGACGTTTTAGTCAGAAAGTTTATTTCGGGGATGCTTCACGGGCCGAGTTGCTAGAATCTGCCGGCGCTAAAAAAGCAAAATTTCTTGTGATTGCGGTGGATGATACAGAGACGGCTTTGAACATCGCCCGTGTCGCCCGAGATGAATTTCCGAACCTGAAAATCTTTGCCCGGGCTCGAAACCGTCAGCATGTCTTTGATCTCAAAGATCTTGGTGTTCACTTTATTCAGCGTGAAACCTTTGAATCCAGTCTTGCCCTGACAAAGGCATTGCTCTTGGAGCTGGGCTTCCCACGTGAACGCTCGAATGCGCTGGTGGACCGCTTCCGTACTCATGATTTGCTGATGGTGGAAGAACAATATAAAGTCCGCCACGATGAAAAAGTTTTTATCGATATTTCTCGTCAAGGAGCCGAGCAGCTTGCACGGGTTTTGCGTGAAGACATAGAAAAGACTTATATTGAAACTCCATCAACGCTCGGAAAAGCAGAGGCTATTCCAGAAACGTCGAATCCATCTTAA
- a CDS encoding DUF1304 domain-containing protein, with product MTNLLPLIPALIHIYIFILESFLWGRKRTNKIFGVRPEDVAVTKPLAFNQGFYNLFLALAIFLGLHLHSAEMTRTAGSTLIIYALASIFAAGLVLLISKPKLWRGALLQMIPALVAVIPFLA from the coding sequence ATGACAAATCTACTTCCCCTGATTCCGGCTTTGATTCACATCTACATTTTCATTCTTGAGAGTTTTCTATGGGGAAGAAAGCGCACGAATAAGATTTTCGGAGTTCGACCTGAGGATGTGGCGGTGACAAAACCTCTGGCTTTTAACCAGGGCTTTTATAATCTTTTTTTAGCCCTCGCGATTTTTCTGGGGCTGCATCTTCATAGCGCCGAAATGACCCGGACCGCTGGAAGCACTCTTATTATTTATGCTCTGGCATCCATCTTCGCTGCGGGTTTGGTACTTCTTATTTCTAAGCCGAAACTCTGGCGAGGGGCCTTGTTGCAAATGATCCCGGCACTTGTCGCCGTTATTCCCTTCCTTGCTTAA